In a single window of the Micrococcaceae bacterium Sec5.7 genome:
- the cynS gene encoding cyanase, whose translation MIHSQNAQAPREELTAAIIDAKMRKGLSWQELTDGTGLSLAFVTAALLGQHPLPETAAEIVAERLDLGEDASMLLQTIPLRGSIPGGIPTDPTIYRFYEMLQVYGSTLKALVHEQFGDGIISAINFKLDIKKVEDPDGGSRAVITLDGKYLPTKPF comes from the coding sequence ATGATTCATTCCCAGAACGCCCAGGCTCCGCGCGAGGAACTGACCGCCGCCATCATCGATGCCAAGATGCGCAAGGGCCTCTCTTGGCAGGAGCTGACCGATGGCACTGGTCTGAGCCTTGCCTTCGTCACCGCCGCCCTGCTCGGCCAGCATCCGTTGCCGGAAACCGCTGCGGAAATCGTCGCTGAGCGGCTGGATCTGGGCGAGGACGCCTCCATGCTGCTGCAGACCATCCCGCTGCGCGGCAGCATCCCCGGCGGTATCCCAACCGACCCCACCATCTACCGTTTCTACGAAATGCTCCAGGTCTACGGTTCCACCCTGAAAGCCCTGGTGCACGAACAGTTCGGTGACGGCATCATCAGTGCCATCAACTTCAAGCTGGACATCAAGAAAGTTGAAGACCCCGACGGCGGTTCACGTGCCGTGATCACCCTCGACGGAAAATACCTGCCCACCAAACCGTTCTGA
- a CDS encoding ISAs1 family transposase: MPRSSTNSPPSAPVALAPGQVLVALCELSDPRARRGVRHRHPHLLVIMLCSVLAGAKTLVEMAEWASDTARVQLAALGIGAPHATTIGRVLERLDADTLDRLAGAWAQARTCARAIAIDGKEARGVKNGGGTRVHLMAAIDHDTGAVLGQVDVGIKTNEISLFRPLLETIPALNGVAVTADALHTQTGHANYLAGRGAHYVLTVKGNQPTLNTQLQSLPWNKVRAGDRSLATANGREIIRTVKCVSVAAGIGFPNAEQAVQITRKSRPIGTRAWSTETVHAVTSLWPVPDPSGPRDISRIWVLEPEEAHYVEVPYRTMANPSVSLWEHKHALARPHERGIAQVDEAALFRTMTVSFAGHHRVMDSRTRVDEQEALAWVRAVLGDEWAAGAYWQGLLTGLGATAQTLYFRVFLNEDYKACEAPAIFSGPELEPASFSA; the protein is encoded by the coding sequence TTGCCGCGTTCATCGACGAATTCACCGCCTTCCGCGCCGGTCGCCCTCGCCCCCGGACAGGTGCTCGTTGCCCTGTGTGAACTGTCCGATCCGAGGGCCCGACGCGGAGTCCGGCACCGCCACCCACACCTGTTGGTCATCATGCTTTGTTCCGTGCTGGCCGGGGCCAAAACATTGGTGGAGATGGCCGAATGGGCGTCCGACACGGCCCGGGTCCAGCTCGCGGCATTGGGGATCGGTGCCCCGCACGCGACCACGATCGGGCGCGTCCTGGAGCGACTGGATGCGGACACCTTGGACCGGCTCGCCGGGGCGTGGGCGCAGGCCCGGACCTGCGCGAGGGCTATTGCCATCGACGGGAAGGAAGCCCGGGGCGTGAAGAACGGCGGCGGGACGCGGGTGCATTTGATGGCCGCCATCGACCACGACACCGGGGCCGTGCTGGGCCAAGTCGACGTCGGCATCAAGACCAACGAAATCAGCCTGTTTAGGCCCCTGCTGGAGACAATTCCCGCCCTGAACGGCGTAGCCGTGACCGCGGACGCACTGCACACGCAGACCGGGCACGCCAACTATCTGGCCGGCCGGGGCGCCCATTATGTGCTCACGGTCAAGGGAAACCAGCCCACATTGAACACCCAGCTGCAGTCGCTGCCCTGGAACAAGGTCCGTGCCGGGGACCGGTCCCTGGCCACGGCGAACGGCCGGGAGATCATCCGTACCGTCAAGTGCGTCAGCGTCGCCGCCGGCATCGGCTTCCCGAATGCGGAACAAGCCGTCCAGATCACCCGCAAGTCTCGGCCCATCGGAACCAGGGCATGGTCCACCGAGACCGTTCATGCCGTGACTTCCCTGTGGCCCGTTCCTGATCCGTCGGGACCCCGGGACATCAGCCGAATCTGGGTGTTAGAACCAGAGGAGGCTCATTATGTGGAGGTTCCCTACCGGACGATGGCGAACCCGTCTGTGAGCCTGTGGGAGCACAAGCACGCCCTGGCACGGCCACACGAGCGCGGCATAGCGCAAGTGGATGAGGCAGCCTTGTTCCGAACGATGACCGTTTCGTTTGCTGGTCATCACCGGGTCATGGATTCGCGGACCCGCGTCGATGAGCAGGAAGCCCTTGCTTGGGTCCGTGCAGTACTGGGCGACGAGTGGGCTGCCGGTGCCTACTGGCAAGGATTGCTGACGGGCTTAGGGGCAACCGCGCAGACCCTATATTTCAGGGTCTTCCTCAATGAGGATTACAAAGCGTGTGAGGCACCCGCCATATTTTCCGGCCCGGAACTTGAGCCGGCGAGTTTCTCCGCGTGA
- a CDS encoding Gfo/Idh/MocA family oxidoreductase: MKNTLNGASARDDTRRIGVVGIGSIAQKAYLPVLASQPGLELHLMTRDREKLERIGAAYRVPRLYTDLEALIDAGLHAAFVHAPTEHHHDIVTRLLEADIDVFVDKPLSYSIAESRQMVGLARERGRSLMVGFNRRFAPAYTESLKHPRDLVVLQKDRHNGLGNARTIILDDFIHLVDTLRMLAPPGAADIGVRGRIDADGLLHHVILQLADGGFNGLAIMNRTSGSNSEVLQTAGAGQRRDVTNLGETVTHDGETRQLPGDAWEPVGHRRGIEDMCRHFLDALRTGTRLDAGDALTTHELCECGRMVL; encoded by the coding sequence ATGAAAAATACCCTAAACGGGGCCAGTGCCCGCGATGATACTCGCAGGATAGGTGTCGTAGGCATTGGCAGCATTGCGCAAAAGGCCTACCTTCCCGTCCTGGCCAGCCAGCCCGGGCTGGAGCTCCACCTCATGACACGCGACCGGGAGAAGCTGGAACGGATCGGTGCGGCGTATCGGGTCCCCCGCCTTTACACGGACCTGGAGGCGCTCATTGATGCGGGCCTGCACGCTGCCTTCGTCCATGCGCCCACCGAACACCACCACGACATCGTCACCCGCCTGCTCGAGGCCGACATCGACGTTTTCGTCGACAAACCCCTCTCCTACAGCATTGCCGAAAGCCGGCAAATGGTGGGCCTTGCGCGAGAGCGCGGACGTTCCCTCATGGTGGGCTTCAACCGGCGATTCGCACCAGCCTATACGGAGTCGCTGAAACACCCGCGCGACCTGGTGGTCCTTCAAAAGGACCGCCACAACGGCCTCGGAAACGCTCGAACCATCATCCTTGACGACTTCATCCACCTTGTCGACACACTGCGGATGCTGGCCCCGCCGGGTGCGGCCGACATTGGCGTGCGCGGCCGGATCGATGCGGACGGCCTCCTGCACCACGTCATCCTCCAGCTGGCGGACGGTGGATTCAACGGCCTGGCCATCATGAACCGCACCAGCGGGTCCAACAGTGAAGTGCTGCAGACAGCCGGCGCCGGCCAACGGCGCGATGTCACCAACCTGGGCGAAACCGTGACCCACGACGGCGAGACAAGACAGCTGCCCGGCGACGCCTGGGAGCCGGTGGGCCATCGACGCGGCATCGAGGATATGTGCCGGCACTTCCTGGACGCACTGCGCACCGGCACGAGACTCGATGCCGGAGACGCACTGACCACACACGAGCTGTGCGAGTGCGGCCGTATGGTTTTGTGA
- a CDS encoding VOC family protein has protein sequence MALNIQIAVDCKDPHTLADWWAETLDWAVEPQDEAFIRSMIEQGFATEADTLTHNGKLVWRDGAAIRPPDELDAKPPLRRLLFQTAPEGKTVKNRVHWDVNLAGGDKDAVRQALEARGATFLWTASQGPHSWHTMADPEGNEFCIS, from the coding sequence ATGGCACTGAACATTCAGATCGCAGTCGATTGCAAGGACCCGCACACGCTCGCCGATTGGTGGGCGGAAACGCTGGACTGGGCGGTGGAGCCCCAGGACGAGGCGTTCATCCGGTCCATGATCGAGCAGGGCTTCGCCACGGAAGCGGACACCCTCACCCACAACGGCAAGCTGGTCTGGCGGGACGGCGCCGCGATCCGCCCGCCCGACGAACTCGATGCCAAGCCGCCCCTCCGCCGCCTGCTGTTCCAGACTGCCCCCGAGGGGAAGACCGTCAAGAACCGCGTGCACTGGGACGTGAATCTGGCCGGCGGGGACAAGGACGCCGTGCGGCAAGCCCTGGAAGCACGCGGCGCAACCTTCCTCTGGACCGCCAGCCAGGGCCCCCATTCGTGGCACACCATGGCGGACCCGGAAGGCAACGAGTTCTGCATCAGCTGA
- a CDS encoding amino acid permease, with protein MPQSTPTELKSQTAPSAAVDSTLSAEGYKKTLSRRHVTMIAMGGAIGVGLFMGAGGRLASTGPALIFSYAIAGVIAYLLMRALGELIMYRQTSGSFVSYAGEMFGKKGAYLSGWMYFINWAMTGIAELIAIGLYFQFFFPNVPVELSAIAALVLLVAVNLLSVKAFGEFEFWASCLKVAAILIFLAVGTFMVVTNAKVGAGHASVNNLFHDDGGMFPKGALVMILVLNAVIFAYNAIELVGITAGEMENPEREVPKAIRAVVVRIVVFYVGSVLLLAMLLPSDQYKAGVSPFVTVFGQMGLGWMGDVMNMIVITAALSSCNSGLYSIGRIFRTMANNGHAPQWLTRMSTRHVPYAAILAIASVYLVGILLNIWLGGSHAFDLALNTASIGVIFTWGTIFASQIALRKKKGNVSSLPMPGAPWTSWAGLIALLLIAVLIGFDTMTSKTGEVFLLGMWTLATIPFFAVILWLGWQKVKDNEPKSELFS; from the coding sequence GTGCCTCAAAGTACCCCCACAGAACTTAAGAGCCAGACGGCACCATCCGCCGCCGTCGACTCCACCCTCAGCGCCGAGGGCTACAAGAAAACCCTGAGCCGCCGCCACGTCACCATGATCGCCATGGGCGGCGCAATCGGAGTCGGCCTCTTTATGGGAGCAGGCGGACGCCTGGCGTCCACTGGCCCCGCACTGATTTTCTCCTACGCCATTGCCGGTGTGATCGCCTACCTGCTGATGCGGGCGCTGGGCGAGCTCATTATGTACCGCCAGACCTCCGGCTCCTTCGTGAGCTACGCCGGCGAGATGTTCGGCAAAAAGGGCGCCTACCTCTCCGGTTGGATGTACTTCATCAACTGGGCCATGACCGGCATCGCCGAACTCATCGCGATCGGCCTCTACTTCCAGTTCTTCTTCCCGAATGTGCCGGTTGAGCTGTCCGCCATTGCAGCGCTGGTGCTGCTGGTGGCCGTGAACCTGCTGAGCGTCAAGGCCTTCGGCGAGTTCGAATTCTGGGCCTCCTGCCTCAAGGTTGCCGCCATCCTGATCTTCCTGGCCGTGGGCACCTTCATGGTTGTCACGAACGCCAAGGTGGGCGCCGGCCACGCGTCGGTCAACAACCTCTTCCACGACGACGGCGGCATGTTCCCCAAGGGCGCGCTGGTGATGATCCTGGTGCTCAACGCCGTGATCTTCGCGTACAACGCCATTGAACTCGTGGGCATCACCGCCGGCGAGATGGAAAACCCGGAACGCGAAGTCCCCAAGGCGATCCGCGCCGTCGTGGTCCGCATCGTGGTGTTCTACGTCGGATCCGTACTGCTGCTGGCCATGCTCCTGCCGTCGGACCAGTACAAGGCCGGCGTCTCGCCGTTCGTCACCGTGTTCGGCCAGATGGGGCTGGGCTGGATGGGCGATGTAATGAACATGATCGTCATCACCGCCGCTCTGTCATCATGCAACTCGGGCCTGTATTCGATCGGCCGGATTTTCCGCACCATGGCCAACAACGGGCATGCTCCGCAGTGGCTGACCAGGATGTCCACGCGCCACGTGCCGTATGCCGCCATCCTGGCCATCGCCAGTGTGTACCTGGTGGGCATCCTGCTCAACATCTGGCTGGGCGGATCCCACGCCTTCGACCTCGCGCTGAACACTGCATCCATCGGTGTGATCTTCACGTGGGGCACCATTTTTGCCAGCCAGATCGCTTTGCGCAAGAAGAAGGGCAATGTGTCGAGCCTGCCCATGCCGGGCGCGCCCTGGACCAGCTGGGCCGGGCTGATTGCGCTGCTGCTCATCGCTGTACTGATCGGCTTCGACACCATGACCAGCAAGACCGGCGAGGTCTTCCTGCTGGGCATGTGGACCCTGGCCACCATCCCGTTCTTCGCGGTGATCCTGTGGCTGGGCTGGCAGAAGGTCAAGGACAACGAGCCCAAGAGCGAGCTCTTCAGCTAA
- a CDS encoding FAD-dependent monooxygenase — MGQRTVLICGAGIAGPTLAYWLARHGFQPTVVERAQALRSSGSPVDVHGAATEVARRMGILPRLHEAATNAPGLAFVTASGRRVGPLRLGRPRGDDVEIPRADLAAILCEAGRDEAEFLFGDSITALRADDDGVDVTFKRAAPRRFDLVVGADGLHSTVRALAFGPENGFVRHLGLYIATLSLGRPAADPGTVLMYNQPGLSLTIHPVCGTAGAGFIFRGPPGLDYRDTRTQQRIVLDAYTAHDWPVPELPDLPEQVLTAKDLYFDSVSQVRLSSWSRGRVTLLGDAASCVSLFGDGSSLAMTGAATLAEAMAATPDDPTTALRGYEARHRKLASSRQRGHNLAAALLVPATRTGLIARNLTAGLLPR; from the coding sequence ATGGGACAACGCACCGTGTTGATCTGCGGGGCGGGCATCGCCGGCCCGACCCTGGCGTACTGGCTGGCCCGCCACGGGTTCCAGCCGACGGTGGTCGAACGCGCCCAGGCATTGCGCTCCAGCGGCAGCCCGGTCGACGTTCATGGCGCGGCCACCGAGGTGGCCCGGCGGATGGGCATCCTGCCGCGTCTGCACGAGGCCGCGACCAACGCGCCGGGCCTGGCTTTCGTGACCGCATCCGGGCGTCGGGTCGGCCCGCTGCGGCTCGGCCGGCCCCGGGGCGATGACGTCGAGATACCCCGTGCCGACCTCGCGGCGATCCTTTGCGAGGCCGGCCGGGACGAGGCCGAGTTCCTGTTCGGGGACTCGATCACCGCCCTGCGGGCGGATGACGACGGCGTCGACGTCACCTTCAAGCGGGCGGCCCCGCGCCGGTTCGACTTGGTCGTCGGCGCCGACGGATTGCACTCCACGGTGCGGGCCCTGGCGTTCGGCCCCGAAAACGGTTTCGTCCGCCATCTCGGCCTCTACATCGCCACGCTATCGCTCGGTAGACCCGCAGCCGACCCCGGAACGGTGCTCATGTACAACCAGCCGGGCCTGTCGCTAACCATCCATCCGGTATGCGGAACCGCCGGGGCCGGCTTCATCTTCCGCGGCCCACCCGGCCTGGACTATCGAGACACCCGGACCCAGCAACGGATCGTTCTCGACGCCTACACCGCGCACGACTGGCCTGTTCCCGAGCTACCTGACCTGCCCGAGCAGGTCCTCACCGCCAAGGACCTATATTTCGACTCCGTCAGCCAGGTCCGGCTGTCGAGCTGGTCCCGGGGGCGGGTGACGCTGCTGGGTGACGCCGCCTCCTGCGTATCTTTGTTCGGCGACGGGTCCAGCCTCGCCATGACCGGTGCCGCCACCCTGGCCGAAGCCATGGCCGCTACCCCCGACGACCCCACCACGGCGCTGCGTGGATACGAAGCCCGCCACCGCAAGCTGGCCAGCTCGCGCCAACGCGGCCATAATCTGGCCGCCGCGCTGCTCGTCCCCGCGACCCGCACGGGCCTCATTGCCCGCAACCTCACCGCCGGGTTACTCCCGCGCTGA
- a CDS encoding carbonic anhydrase codes for MQDIIEGFLKFQREAFPKRSGLFKELATAQNPGALFIACSDSRVVPELLTQREPGDLFVIRNAGNIVPAYGPEPGGVSATVEYAVAVLGVTDIIICGHSDCGAMTAISSDTNLDHLPAVASWLAHADAAKVVNAARTHGSAQERLEAMVRGNVIAQLTNIRTHPSVSLALDQNRLNLHGWVYDIETGSIDTLDGATGLFVPLADNPQTSATPATSGLAA; via the coding sequence ATGCAAGACATCATCGAAGGCTTTCTGAAATTTCAACGGGAAGCCTTTCCGAAGCGCTCTGGACTCTTCAAGGAGCTGGCCACCGCCCAGAACCCCGGGGCTCTGTTCATTGCCTGCTCGGACAGCCGGGTCGTGCCGGAGTTGCTGACCCAGCGGGAACCGGGCGATCTGTTCGTGATCCGCAACGCCGGCAACATCGTGCCGGCCTACGGCCCGGAGCCCGGCGGTGTCTCCGCGACAGTCGAGTACGCGGTCGCCGTCCTGGGCGTCACGGACATCATCATCTGTGGCCATTCCGACTGCGGAGCGATGACTGCCATCTCCTCCGACACGAACCTGGACCACCTGCCGGCAGTGGCCAGCTGGCTTGCCCATGCCGACGCGGCGAAGGTCGTCAACGCCGCCCGCACCCACGGATCGGCCCAGGAGCGACTGGAGGCCATGGTCCGCGGGAACGTCATCGCCCAGCTGACCAACATCAGGACCCATCCCTCCGTCTCCCTGGCCCTGGACCAGAACCGGCTGAACCTCCACGGCTGGGTCTACGACATCGAAACGGGCTCCATCGACACCCTCGACGGCGCCACAGGCCTCTTTGTCCCACTTGCGGACAACCCGCAGACCAGTGCCACGCCGGCCACATCCGGCCTGGCCGCCTAA
- a CDS encoding nucleoside deaminase, translating to MDFIQRTIDIARANVEEGGRPFATVIARDDEIIAESPNRLSQTNDPTAHAEILAIREACTQLDTEHLTGCTIYVLAHPCPMCLGSLYYCSPEKVVFLTQRDDYGPHYVDDRRYFELASFYSEFAKDWTERRLPMEYQPRDAAIDVYREWQQCNSGNRHVLIPDTGHSSPAGDERESPAPPTTVNT from the coding sequence ATGGACTTCATTCAACGCACCATCGATATCGCCCGTGCCAACGTCGAGGAAGGTGGGCGACCCTTCGCGACCGTCATTGCCCGCGACGACGAAATTATCGCCGAGAGCCCAAACCGTCTGTCCCAGACGAACGACCCCACCGCGCACGCCGAGATCCTCGCGATCCGCGAGGCCTGTACCCAACTCGATACCGAGCACCTGACCGGGTGCACCATCTACGTGCTCGCCCATCCCTGCCCGATGTGCCTGGGCTCGCTGTACTACTGCAGCCCCGAGAAGGTCGTCTTCCTCACCCAGCGCGACGACTACGGACCGCACTACGTCGATGACCGGAGGTACTTCGAACTGGCCTCCTTCTACTCCGAGTTCGCCAAGGACTGGACCGAACGCCGGCTGCCGATGGAGTACCAGCCGCGGGACGCCGCGATCGACGTCTACCGTGAATGGCAGCAATGCAACTCGGGCAACCGCCACGTGCTCATACCGGACACCGGGCACTCATCACCGGCCGGCGATGAGCGGGAATCCCCGGCACCTCCAACTACGGTCAACACCTAA
- a CDS encoding ABC-F family ATP-binding cassette domain-containing protein, which yields MTEHLYLSGVSHGYGDRQLFDGVELVVNAGEHTAIVGENGAGKSTLLRILAGLEAPDEGTTGSHGRVGYLAQTLGLPESFTVGGAIDAALAALRDIEAELARLEDGLANAEDEELEAYGNLQTQYQLREGYAADSRVEAALDRLGLGGLDRKRTLGSLSGGEQERVALACVLADPADILLLDEPTNHLDASGTAWLEARLAAHRGTVVVVSHDRVLLRKVASTVIEVDAERRQIHRYGNGYEGYLREKAAERQRWVQQYHGWLDAMAAERLQADTVAGKMGYARQRDNDKMGFDFKAGTWQRAATSKVRNAQERLRRLEAAPVDRPPEPLRLAVELGMEAGTEGPGTPVRVAPVLEARGVLVAGRLDVPRFRVDAGQKILITGPNGAGKSTLLSVLAGTLEPEQGAVTRPARIGYLQQELELPVRPGMRLLSAFASGLGGNIDEHAEALLRLGLFRTSEFHVPVGGLSAGQQRRLALARLLLGGYGTMIVDEPTNHLAPVLVEELEAALAGFAGTLIMVSHDRALREWFRNCAEKGAAKAAGNSAGSWLRYTMENGAVMPAPPTVR from the coding sequence ATGACTGAGCATCTTTATCTTTCCGGCGTATCCCACGGGTACGGGGACCGCCAGCTTTTTGACGGCGTCGAGCTGGTGGTCAACGCCGGCGAACACACGGCGATCGTGGGCGAAAACGGCGCCGGCAAGTCAACGCTGCTGCGGATTCTGGCCGGGCTCGAGGCTCCGGATGAGGGCACCACCGGCAGCCACGGCCGGGTGGGCTACCTGGCCCAGACGCTTGGCCTGCCCGAATCGTTCACGGTGGGCGGGGCCATCGACGCCGCCCTTGCGGCGCTGCGGGACATCGAGGCGGAACTGGCGCGACTGGAAGACGGGCTGGCCAATGCAGAGGACGAGGAGCTCGAAGCTTACGGAAACCTGCAGACGCAGTACCAGCTGAGGGAGGGTTACGCCGCCGATTCCCGGGTGGAGGCTGCGCTGGACCGGCTGGGACTGGGCGGGCTGGACCGGAAGCGGACGCTGGGATCCCTGTCCGGCGGCGAACAGGAACGCGTGGCGCTGGCCTGCGTGCTGGCTGATCCGGCTGACATTCTGCTCCTTGACGAACCCACCAACCACCTTGACGCCAGCGGCACGGCCTGGCTTGAGGCGCGTCTGGCGGCCCACCGCGGGACCGTGGTGGTGGTCTCCCATGACCGCGTGCTGCTGCGCAAAGTGGCGTCGACCGTGATTGAAGTGGATGCCGAACGTCGTCAGATACACCGCTACGGGAACGGCTACGAGGGCTACCTGCGGGAGAAGGCCGCGGAACGCCAACGCTGGGTGCAGCAATACCACGGGTGGCTGGACGCCATGGCAGCTGAAAGGCTGCAGGCGGACACGGTGGCCGGGAAAATGGGTTACGCCCGCCAGCGCGATAACGACAAAATGGGGTTCGACTTCAAGGCCGGAACCTGGCAGCGGGCAGCCACCAGCAAGGTCCGCAACGCCCAGGAGCGACTTCGCCGGCTCGAAGCCGCCCCGGTTGACCGTCCGCCGGAACCGCTGCGGCTTGCCGTGGAACTTGGGATGGAGGCGGGCACCGAGGGGCCCGGAACTCCGGTACGGGTGGCTCCGGTACTGGAAGCCCGCGGAGTGCTGGTGGCCGGGCGCCTGGACGTCCCGCGATTCCGAGTGGACGCAGGGCAGAAGATCCTGATCACGGGGCCCAACGGCGCCGGAAAGTCCACGCTGTTGTCCGTCCTCGCCGGCACTCTGGAACCAGAGCAGGGTGCCGTGACCAGGCCTGCGCGGATCGGTTATCTGCAGCAGGAACTGGAGCTGCCGGTGCGCCCGGGCATGCGGCTTCTTTCCGCGTTCGCCTCAGGGCTGGGCGGCAATATCGACGAGCACGCCGAAGCGCTTCTCCGGCTGGGGCTCTTCCGCACCAGCGAGTTCCACGTGCCGGTGGGCGGGCTGTCTGCCGGACAGCAGCGCAGACTGGCCCTGGCACGGCTGCTGCTGGGCGGATACGGGACCATGATCGTTGACGAGCCCACCAACCACCTGGCACCTGTCCTTGTGGAGGAACTCGAGGCGGCCCTGGCCGGATTCGCCGGGACCCTGATCATGGTAAGCCATGACCGCGCCCTGCGGGAATGGTTCCGGAACTGCGCGGAAAAAGGCGCTGCAAAAGCCGCCGGAAACAGCGCCGGCTCCTGGCTGAGGTACACGATGGAAAACGGTGCGGTGATGCCTGCGCCGCCGACAGTTCGCTAG
- a CDS encoding IS3 family transposase (programmed frameshift) yields MTDRKKYTQQFKDEAVELVISSGRQISQVCLEIGVLEGTLGNWVRKYRENHPDRVTAGQEKAPVSWEQHQKALAEIARLKQDVDFLGKSQRLLCSEATVEDFYEFIEAEKANHPIAWLCRVLKVSRASFYRWRNPAGPSPRAVRHQRLVAEVTDLFEKEKGRAGRDQLTLMLNAKGVQVSAPTVGAVMREQGLRAVRTRAWKQTTVQDPQAKTAHIRNHMLDQDGKRDFTSTVPGARLCGDITYLRTGEGWLYLATVIDLCTGMIIGWAMADHMRARLCTDALAMARDHGYLEAETTVFHSDRGSQYTSGEFQKWCAGNRVTQSMGAVGVCWDNSVAENFFSHLKTEMYHHHTFGNRLAARTAVMEYIEGWYNRRRPNRRAGGIPPAEALATHQTRAQEPLAA; encoded by the exons ATGACCGATCGTAAGAAGTACACGCAGCAGTTCAAGGATGAGGCTGTTGAGCTGGTGATTTCCTCTGGCCGTCAGATCTCACAGGTGTGTCTGGAGATAGGCGTCCTTGAAGGCACGCTGGGGAACTGGGTGCGCAAGTACCGGGAGAATCATCCGGATCGGGTAACCGCTGGCCAGGAGAAGGCGCCGGTGTCTTGGGAGCAGCATCAGAAGGCGCTGGCTGAGATTGCCAGGCTGAAGCAGGACGTCGATTTCCTGG GGAAAAGTCAGCGCCTTCTTTGCAGCGAAGCAACGGTAGAGGATTTCTACGAGTTCATCGAAGCAGAGAAGGCGAATCATCCGATCGCCTGGTTGTGTCGGGTCCTGAAGGTATCCCGGGCCTCTTTCTACCGGTGGCGCAACCCCGCGGGTCCTTCCCCGCGGGCCGTCCGGCACCAGCGGCTGGTTGCCGAGGTTACTGACCTGTTCGAGAAGGAAAAGGGCCGCGCTGGCCGTGACCAGCTGACCCTGATGCTCAATGCCAAGGGCGTGCAGGTCTCCGCCCCCACGGTCGGGGCGGTCATGCGCGAGCAGGGCCTGCGGGCCGTACGCACCAGGGCGTGGAAGCAGACCACCGTGCAGGACCCGCAGGCCAAGACCGCGCACATCCGCAACCACATGCTCGATCAGGACGGGAAGCGGGACTTCACCTCCACGGTGCCCGGTGCCCGTCTCTGCGGGGACATCACGTATCTGCGCACCGGCGAGGGATGGCTGTATCTGGCCACCGTGATCGACCTGTGCACGGGCATGATCATCGGCTGGGCGATGGCCGATCACATGCGCGCCAGGCTCTGTACCGACGCGCTGGCAATGGCCCGTGACCACGGGTATCTCGAAGCAGAAACAACGGTGTTTCACTCTGATCGGGGCTCCCAATACACCTCTGGCGAATTCCAGAAATGGTGCGCCGGGAACCGCGTCACCCAGTCCATGGGAGCCGTCGGGGTGTGCTGGGACAACTCAGTCGCCGAAAATTTCTTCTCACACCTAAAGACCGAGATGTACCACCATCACACCTTCGGCAACCGGCTCGCCGCTAGAACCGCTGTCATGGAATATATCGAGGGCTGGTACAACCGCCGCCGGCCAAACCGGCGGGCCGGCGGCATCCCTCCGGCAGAAGCCCTCGCCACCCATCAGACCCGTGCCCAGGAACCCCTGGCCGCGTAA
- a CDS encoding lysostaphin resistance A-like protein: protein MAITHRKLPAPGPELYRFSRLDFTTAGLYVAAAAFFALAGELLLPILRQLAPSPAFASYAVNLLFYGCIGALALVAARRVVARDLRVLATRPWFTLLMVPLAVIVMLILTAILVAVSGSVQASANQTGILALLQQVPAWLMVPLLVVVGPFVEEYVFRHLLIGKLSRRINVWFCCALSVVLFAALHIVGQEAITLTALLPYLAMGATLVFVYMWTGKNLMFSYFVHAAKNLLAAVVLYAISPELLEQLQQVQQ, encoded by the coding sequence ATGGCCATTACGCATCGCAAACTGCCGGCCCCGGGGCCGGAACTGTACCGTTTTTCGCGGCTCGATTTCACCACCGCAGGCCTGTACGTGGCCGCCGCCGCGTTCTTTGCGCTGGCCGGCGAACTGTTGTTGCCCATCCTCCGGCAGCTGGCCCCGAGCCCCGCGTTCGCATCGTATGCCGTGAATTTGCTGTTCTACGGCTGCATCGGCGCCCTGGCATTGGTGGCAGCGCGCCGCGTGGTGGCACGGGATCTCAGAGTGCTGGCAACTCGTCCGTGGTTCACGCTCCTGATGGTTCCGCTCGCTGTCATCGTCATGCTGATCCTCACCGCAATCCTGGTGGCCGTCAGCGGATCGGTACAGGCCTCTGCTAACCAGACCGGAATCCTGGCGCTGTTGCAGCAGGTTCCTGCCTGGCTGATGGTGCCGCTGCTGGTGGTGGTGGGTCCGTTTGTGGAGGAGTACGTCTTCCGGCACCTGCTGATCGGCAAGCTGAGCCGGCGGATCAACGTCTGGTTCTGCTGCGCCCTGTCCGTGGTGCTGTTTGCCGCGCTGCACATCGTGGGCCAGGAGGCCATCACGCTCACTGCGCTGCTGCCCTACCTGGCCATGGGCGCTACGCTGGTTTTTGTGTACATGTGGACCGGCAAGAACCTGATGTTCTCCTACTTTGTCCATGCCGCCAAGAACCTGCTGGCCGCGGTGGTCCTCTATGCCATCTCCCCCGAGCTGCTCGAGCAGCTGCAGCAGGTCCAGCAGTAG